A single Pseudoxanthomonas sp. DNA region contains:
- a CDS encoding sialidase family protein → MPVSRWSRSIMPMLFIALAACSPEDAPSSAASASAPLVEPLRLPSPPGAAQPDLVSTPNGALLLSWIEPMDGAGHRLRFSRRPAQAADWEAPRTIAEGATWFVNWADTPHVYALPDGSLWAHWLRSTGPSRMDYGIDLVRSADGGATWSAPQLVHPAGTPGDHGFVTFWPQARDRLGIAWLDSRQKAASGHAGHDADGHDHAGGAAMMLRAATYDAQAKQVGEWPLDTSTCDCCTTSSAVTDRGVVVVYRGRGDGEIRDTRIVRFDGQRWTPPRDVHADGWQIAGCPVNGPMAVADGATVWVAWYTEAGGMPELRAARSDDAGDTFGTPVTLAKGMQVLGRLGLVHGDGHLLVSWLEQAQDERQTLVLGRYDPAWGGAQRVEVATLSARGRASGIPRLQWHDGAAWLAWTDVAGETPRLQSARVVFR, encoded by the coding sequence ATGCCCGTGTCCCGCTGGTCCCGCTCCATCATGCCGATGCTGTTCATCGCGCTCGCGGCCTGTTCGCCTGAGGATGCGCCTTCGTCGGCTGCGTCGGCATCCGCGCCCCTCGTGGAGCCGTTGCGCCTGCCATCGCCCCCCGGTGCCGCACAGCCTGACCTGGTCTCCACACCGAACGGCGCGCTGCTGTTGAGCTGGATCGAACCGATGGACGGGGCCGGCCATCGCCTGCGCTTCAGCCGACGCCCCGCACAGGCTGCGGACTGGGAAGCGCCGCGCACGATCGCCGAGGGTGCGACGTGGTTCGTCAACTGGGCCGACACGCCGCACGTGTACGCGCTGCCGGACGGCTCGCTGTGGGCGCACTGGCTGCGCAGCACCGGGCCGTCGCGGATGGACTACGGCATCGACCTGGTACGTTCCGCCGATGGCGGCGCGACGTGGAGCGCACCGCAGCTGGTGCATCCTGCGGGAACACCGGGCGACCACGGCTTCGTGACGTTCTGGCCGCAGGCGCGCGACCGGCTGGGCATCGCCTGGCTCGACAGCCGGCAGAAGGCCGCGTCCGGACATGCCGGCCACGACGCCGACGGCCACGACCACGCAGGCGGTGCGGCGATGATGCTGCGTGCGGCGACCTACGATGCGCAGGCGAAGCAGGTGGGAGAGTGGCCACTGGACACCTCAACCTGCGACTGCTGCACCACCTCGTCCGCAGTGACGGATCGTGGCGTGGTGGTCGTCTATCGCGGCCGTGGCGATGGCGAGATCCGCGATACGCGCATCGTCCGCTTCGATGGTCAGCGCTGGACGCCGCCCCGCGACGTGCATGCGGATGGCTGGCAGATCGCCGGTTGCCCCGTCAACGGACCGATGGCGGTGGCGGACGGTGCCACGGTCTGGGTCGCGTGGTACACGGAAGCCGGCGGCATGCCGGAACTGCGTGCGGCACGTTCGGACGACGCCGGCGATACGTTCGGCACGCCGGTGACGCTGGCGAAGGGCATGCAGGTGCTGGGTCGCCTGGGCCTGGTCCACGGCGATGGCCACCTGCTGGTGAGCTGGCTGGAGCAGGCGCAGGACGAACGCCAGACGCTGGTACTGGGGCGCTACGACCCCGCCTGGGGCGGGGCGCAGCGCGTCGAGGTCGCGACCCTCTCCGCACGCGGACGCGCGAGCGGCATCCCGCGACTTCAATGGCACGACGGTGCCGCCTGGCTGGCGTGGACCGATGTGGCCGGTGAAACGCCGCGGCTGCAAAGCGCGCGCGTCGTGTTCCGCTGA
- the xseA gene encoding exodeoxyribonuclease VII large subunit, giving the protein MTDTARDILTPTQLNTLARDLLEGAFPLVWVEGELGNVTRPASGHLYFTLKDARAQVRCAMFKPKSQWLKFAPREGLRVLARGRLTLYEARGDYQLVIDSLEEAGEGALRRAFEELRARLTAEGLFDGTRKRPLPAHVRRLAVLTSPTGAAVRDVLSVLQRRFPLLEVDVLPIQVQGETAAAQIVDMLQRAARSGRYDVLLVARGGGSLEDLWAFNDERLARGIAASAVPVVSAIGHETDFTLADFAADLRAPTPSVAAELLVPDRRDLLTRVQGLQRRLSTNQAHRLRNAMQRADRAALRLNAQRPQSRLDALRRRQEDAARRLHALWRHQQARRLAALRHADAVLRAHAPQRRLEQLRTRLLALAPRPQAAVARTLQRDALRLRALARSLEAVSPLATVARGYALVTKEDGTLVRSVAQVQAGDRLEAQVADGRMKLRAE; this is encoded by the coding sequence ATGACCGACACCGCACGCGACATCCTCACGCCCACCCAGCTCAACACGCTGGCGCGCGACCTGCTGGAGGGCGCGTTTCCGCTGGTGTGGGTGGAAGGCGAACTCGGCAATGTCACCCGTCCCGCCTCCGGCCACCTGTATTTCACCCTGAAGGACGCACGTGCCCAGGTGCGCTGCGCGATGTTCAAGCCCAAGAGCCAATGGCTGAAGTTCGCGCCCCGCGAAGGCCTGCGCGTGCTCGCGCGCGGCCGGTTGACCCTGTACGAAGCGCGCGGCGACTACCAGCTGGTCATCGACAGCCTGGAGGAAGCCGGCGAAGGCGCCCTGCGCCGCGCGTTCGAGGAACTGAGGGCCCGCCTGACGGCGGAAGGGCTCTTCGACGGCACCCGCAAGCGCCCCCTGCCCGCCCACGTGCGGCGCCTCGCCGTGCTGACCTCGCCCACCGGTGCGGCGGTGCGCGACGTGCTGAGCGTGCTGCAGCGGCGTTTCCCCCTGCTGGAGGTCGACGTGCTGCCCATCCAGGTGCAGGGCGAGACCGCAGCAGCGCAGATCGTCGACATGCTGCAGCGCGCCGCGCGCAGCGGCCGTTACGACGTGCTGCTGGTCGCCCGCGGCGGCGGCTCGCTGGAAGATCTGTGGGCGTTCAATGACGAACGACTGGCGCGCGGCATCGCCGCCTCGGCTGTTCCCGTCGTGTCCGCGATCGGCCACGAAACCGACTTCACCCTCGCCGACTTCGCCGCCGACCTGCGTGCGCCGACGCCCTCCGTCGCCGCCGAACTCCTGGTCCCGGACCGGCGCGACCTGCTGACACGCGTGCAGGGGCTGCAACGCCGTCTCTCCACTAACCAGGCGCATCGCCTGCGCAATGCCATGCAGCGTGCCGACCGCGCCGCGTTGCGTTTGAATGCGCAGCGTCCGCAGTCGCGACTGGACGCACTCCGGCGTCGGCAGGAGGACGCCGCACGCCGCCTGCATGCCCTGTGGCGGCACCAACAGGCCCGTCGCCTGGCCGCACTCCGACATGCCGATGCCGTCCTTCGCGCGCATGCACCGCAACGTCGCCTCGAACAGCTGCGCACGCGCCTGCTTGCGCTCGCGCCACGGCCCCAGGCCGCCGTCGCACGCACCCTTCAGCGCGACGCCCTGCGCCTGCGCGCCCTCGCCCGCTCGCTCGAAGCGGTCAGTCCGCTCGCAACCGTCGCCCGCGGCTACGCGCTGGTGACCAAGGAAGACGGCACGCTGGTACGCTCGGTGGCGCAGGTGCAGGCCGGCGATCGCCTGGAAGCGCAGGTCGCCGATGGCCGGATGAAGCTACGGGCGGAATAG
- a CDS encoding ribonuclease E inhibitor RraB — translation MITREQLVEMFDNMARETAWDLRKPLVWGYFFTHGSRAPLEAVVPLLQEQGYRVIALYLEDKDHRKDPDLWWLHVEKTEVHTPDSLHERNQALYRFAEAHGLDAYDGMDVGAID, via the coding sequence ATGATCACCCGCGAACAACTGGTCGAGATGTTCGACAACATGGCCCGGGAGACGGCCTGGGACCTGCGCAAGCCGCTGGTGTGGGGCTACTTCTTCACCCATGGCTCGCGCGCGCCGCTGGAGGCGGTCGTCCCGCTGCTGCAGGAACAGGGTTATCGCGTGATCGCGCTGTACCTGGAAGACAAGGACCACCGCAAGGATCCCGACCTGTGGTGGCTGCATGTCGAGAAGACCGAGGTGCATACGCCGGACAGCCTGCACGAGCGCAACCAGGCGCTGTACCGATTCGCCGAGGCGCACGGCCTGGATGCCTACGACGGCATGGATGTAGGCGCGATCGACTGA
- a CDS encoding VWA domain-containing protein, with the protein MSHRLTVTLLATALLAACQSNPTAEQSPETDAATAATDAYVAKEAAAVAHREQATLDRVVVTGARLRSEQAKAAMATGHAYAPASPPPPPAPVMTQEYRIANVAIVPQANPANTERYAERDDNPVRRTLDEPVSTFSVDVDTGSYSNVRRMLREGQRPPADAVRAEEFINYFRYGHAAPADRSRPFNVTTELSPAPWNAKRQLLMVGIKGYDVPKATLPPANLVFLLDTSGSMESPDKLPLLKQSFAQLVPQLRAQDRVSIVVYAGSAGLVLPPTPGNQHDEILAALDRLQAGGSTNGGDGIRLAYAMAKQAFVRDGVNRVILATDGDFNVGTVSQDALKTMVADQRASGIALTTLGFGTGNYNDALAEKLADVGDGNHAYIDTLQEGRKVLVDEMQSTLLTIARDVKIQVEFNPAVVSEYRLIGYENRVLANEDFANDKVDAGDIGAGHEVTALYEITPTGNGADRLPALRYGGKQVAAGASTEEVAHVRLRYKLPGQDSSRLIETPITRTSLTTKPSDAFRFAAAVAAYADLLRGGRRIDGWSWNDVAMAARAASGRDPHGLKAEFVGMVDQAERLVAVRGDTPAIAGE; encoded by the coding sequence ATGTCGCACCGTCTGACCGTCACCCTGCTGGCCACCGCCCTGCTGGCCGCCTGCCAGTCCAATCCCACCGCCGAGCAATCGCCCGAGACCGACGCAGCCACCGCGGCGACTGATGCGTACGTCGCCAAGGAAGCCGCAGCCGTTGCGCATCGCGAACAGGCCACGCTCGACCGTGTGGTCGTCACGGGCGCCCGACTGCGCAGCGAGCAGGCCAAAGCCGCGATGGCGACCGGCCATGCCTACGCACCCGCATCGCCGCCTCCACCGCCCGCGCCGGTGATGACCCAGGAGTACCGCATCGCCAACGTGGCCATCGTTCCGCAGGCCAATCCGGCCAACACCGAGAGGTACGCCGAGCGCGACGACAATCCGGTGCGCCGGACGCTGGACGAGCCCGTCTCGACCTTCTCGGTCGACGTCGACACCGGCAGCTACAGCAACGTGCGCCGCATGCTGCGCGAGGGCCAGCGACCGCCGGCCGATGCCGTGCGCGCGGAAGAGTTCATCAACTACTTCCGCTATGGCCACGCCGCGCCCGCCGACCGCAGCCGCCCGTTCAATGTCACGACCGAACTCTCGCCGGCGCCGTGGAACGCCAAGCGCCAGCTGCTGATGGTCGGCATCAAGGGGTACGACGTGCCGAAGGCGACGCTGCCGCCGGCGAACCTGGTGTTCCTGCTCGACACTTCGGGCTCGATGGAGTCGCCGGACAAGCTGCCGCTGCTGAAGCAGTCCTTCGCCCAGTTGGTTCCGCAACTGCGTGCGCAAGACCGCGTCAGCATCGTCGTCTATGCCGGTTCGGCCGGCCTGGTGCTGCCGCCGACGCCCGGCAACCAGCATGACGAGATTCTGGCCGCGCTGGATCGCCTGCAGGCCGGCGGCAGCACCAACGGCGGCGACGGCATCCGCCTCGCCTACGCGATGGCGAAGCAGGCGTTCGTCAGGGACGGCGTGAACCGGGTGATCCTGGCCACCGATGGTGATTTCAATGTCGGCACGGTCAGCCAGGATGCGCTGAAAACCATGGTCGCCGACCAGCGCGCCTCCGGCATCGCGCTGACGACGCTCGGCTTCGGCACCGGCAACTACAACGATGCGCTGGCCGAGAAGCTGGCCGACGTCGGCGACGGCAACCACGCCTACATCGACACGCTGCAGGAAGGCCGCAAGGTACTGGTGGACGAGATGCAGTCCACGCTGCTGACCATCGCCCGCGACGTCAAGATCCAGGTCGAGTTCAATCCTGCGGTGGTGTCCGAGTACCGCCTGATCGGCTACGAGAACCGCGTGCTGGCTAACGAGGACTTCGCCAACGACAAGGTCGATGCCGGCGACATCGGCGCGGGCCACGAAGTCACCGCGCTGTACGAGATCACGCCGACCGGCAACGGCGCCGACCGACTCCCCGCGCTGCGCTACGGCGGCAAGCAGGTCGCCGCAGGCGCGTCGACCGAGGAGGTCGCGCATGTGCGCCTGCGCTACAAGCTGCCCGGCCAGGACAGCAGCCGGCTGATCGAGACACCGATCACACGGACATCGCTGACCACGAAACCCAGCGATGCGTTCCGCTTCGCCGCCGCGGTGGCGGCCTATGCCGACCTGCTGCGCGGTGGCAGGCGCATCGACGGCTGGAGCTGGAACGACGTGGCGATGGCGGCGCGTGCGGCGAGCGGCCGCGATCCGCATGGCCTGAAGGCGGAGTTCGTCGGCATGGTGGACCAGGCCGAGCGGCTGGTCGCCGTACGGGGCGATACGCCCGCCATCGCAGGCGAGTAA
- a CDS encoding bifunctional diguanylate cyclase/phosphodiesterase, translating into MPTPSISADNPDRVDASPADHLVRVLGGMLPEGAELAVCWRDWALGNGGGATPNAPASLRRLAEHALADGGVGHDGPELRVHAWDNADGNARVALALACPQPLAEAEEASWVLLARTLLVTSLDAARAQARVVSLEKSKRLQQALYEIADLAGADLEMPEMLRRIHAVVNSLMYAENCYIVLYDDQRRTVRFLYFADQRDPYVAEPEREFGEEEMANSMTFALLRHGQPLRGPSAVIRQKLGVVRDPSHGPDSLDWLGVPMRRDDRVCGAIVVQSYDAPASYADEDRALLGYVAQHILTALDRKHAHVELEHRVAVRTHELQRANRELQAEIMERKRAEKLQRALFRITDLAITSESLERFYADVHVVVDELIDARNFYIALVSDDGEQLNFPYSIDERDPMRKARRLTNGLTEYVIATGRPLLADRALIGQLAEEGKLSQHGPPAHSWLGVPLFRGEDVVGTVVVQSYSEEVKFTSHDQNLLTFVAHHIGNGLDRQRAQERLRSAHAELERRVDERTRELAEANHQLRAQIGERLRIEQQLTHQATHDALTGLPNRPHLLDRLAASIERARHGDGQAFAVLFLDLDRFKLVNDSMGHAAGDELLVEVARRITMSVRDEDVVSRLGGDEFALLVEYAEGVENVRDFAQRLLAVLGLPMWVGGRELFPSASLGIAVWHPRYRNGEELLRDADAAMYRAKEQGRDRCAMFDEAMREAAMQSLDLEADLRRAINHRDFLPFYQPIRRMDDGRVIGHEALLRWQHERRGLLLPAEFIGVGEDSGLIEQVDWLLYEQVVRQIARGVEGYISVNVSPRHFRSPDFGDRLLAMFEAQGADPSRLRLEITEVALLDDAPRTLRILRTLRQHGILAQLDDFGTGFSALSYLHRFPISVLKIDRSFVSGLGNEARPESLALVRAILALASTLGIETIAEGVETEEQRQALLDLGCHLGQGYLLGRPAAQMDAIVADVA; encoded by the coding sequence ATGCCTACGCCATCGATCAGCGCCGACAATCCGGACCGCGTGGACGCCTCCCCGGCGGACCACCTCGTGCGCGTGCTGGGCGGCATGCTGCCGGAGGGCGCGGAACTGGCGGTGTGCTGGCGCGACTGGGCCCTGGGCAACGGCGGTGGTGCCACGCCGAACGCGCCGGCCTCGTTGCGTCGCCTGGCCGAGCATGCGCTTGCCGACGGCGGGGTCGGGCACGACGGCCCCGAACTGCGCGTGCATGCCTGGGACAATGCCGACGGCAATGCCCGCGTGGCGCTGGCGCTGGCGTGTCCACAGCCGTTGGCGGAGGCCGAGGAAGCGTCCTGGGTCCTGCTGGCGCGCACGTTGCTGGTGACCTCGCTGGACGCGGCGCGCGCGCAGGCGCGGGTGGTGTCGCTGGAGAAGTCCAAGCGGCTGCAGCAGGCGCTCTACGAGATCGCCGACCTGGCCGGTGCCGACCTGGAAATGCCGGAGATGCTCCGCCGCATCCATGCGGTGGTGAACTCGCTGATGTACGCGGAGAACTGCTACATCGTGCTGTACGACGATCAGCGCCGCACCGTGCGCTTCCTGTATTTCGCCGACCAGCGCGATCCCTACGTCGCCGAGCCCGAGCGCGAATTCGGCGAGGAGGAAATGGCCAACAGCATGACCTTCGCCCTGCTGCGCCACGGCCAGCCGCTGCGCGGGCCATCGGCGGTGATCCGGCAGAAGCTGGGCGTCGTGCGCGATCCCTCGCATGGCCCGGACAGCCTGGACTGGCTGGGCGTGCCGATGCGCCGCGACGACCGCGTCTGCGGCGCCATCGTGGTGCAGAGCTACGACGCGCCGGCCAGCTACGCCGACGAGGATCGTGCGCTGCTGGGCTACGTGGCGCAGCACATCCTCACCGCGCTCGACCGCAAGCACGCGCATGTCGAACTGGAGCATCGCGTGGCGGTGCGCACGCACGAACTGCAGCGCGCCAACCGCGAGCTGCAGGCCGAGATCATGGAGCGCAAGCGTGCCGAAAAGCTGCAGCGCGCGCTGTTCCGCATCACCGACCTGGCCATCACCTCGGAAAGCCTGGAGCGTTTCTACGCGGACGTGCACGTGGTGGTCGACGAGCTGATCGACGCGCGCAACTTCTACATCGCGCTGGTCTCCGACGATGGAGAACAGCTCAACTTCCCGTATTCGATCGACGAACGCGACCCGATGCGCAAGGCGCGGCGGCTGACCAACGGCCTGACCGAGTACGTCATCGCCACCGGTCGTCCGCTGCTGGCCGATCGCGCGCTGATCGGCCAGCTGGCGGAAGAGGGCAAGCTGTCGCAGCACGGTCCGCCGGCCCACAGCTGGCTGGGCGTGCCCCTGTTCCGCGGCGAGGACGTCGTCGGCACGGTGGTGGTGCAGAGCTATTCCGAAGAGGTGAAGTTCACCTCGCACGACCAGAACCTGCTGACGTTCGTGGCCCACCACATCGGCAACGGCCTGGACCGCCAGCGCGCGCAGGAGCGGCTGCGCAGCGCGCACGCCGAGCTGGAACGGCGCGTCGACGAGCGTACGCGGGAGCTGGCCGAGGCCAACCATCAGCTGCGCGCGCAGATCGGCGAGCGCCTGCGCATCGAGCAGCAGCTCACCCACCAGGCCACGCACGATGCCCTGACCGGCCTGCCCAACCGTCCGCACCTGCTGGACCGGTTGGCCGCCTCCATCGAGCGCGCAAGGCATGGCGACGGCCAGGCGTTCGCGGTGCTGTTCCTGGATCTGGACCGCTTCAAGCTGGTCAACGACAGCATGGGCCACGCCGCCGGCGACGAACTGCTGGTGGAGGTGGCCCGCCGCATCACCATGAGCGTGCGCGACGAGGACGTGGTGTCGCGCCTGGGCGGCGACGAGTTCGCGCTGCTGGTCGAATACGCCGAGGGCGTGGAGAACGTGCGCGATTTCGCCCAGCGACTGCTCGCCGTGCTGGGCTTGCCGATGTGGGTGGGCGGGCGCGAACTGTTTCCTTCGGCGAGCCTGGGCATCGCCGTCTGGCATCCGCGCTACCGCAACGGCGAGGAACTGCTGCGCGATGCGGATGCGGCGATGTACCGGGCGAAGGAGCAGGGTCGCGACCGCTGCGCCATGTTCGACGAGGCGATGCGCGAAGCCGCCATGCAGAGCCTGGACCTGGAAGCCGACCTGCGCCGGGCGATCAATCACCGCGACTTCCTGCCGTTCTACCAACCCATCCGCCGCATGGACGACGGCCGGGTGATAGGCCACGAGGCGCTGCTGCGCTGGCAGCACGAACGGCGCGGCCTGCTGCTGCCGGCCGAGTTCATCGGCGTGGGCGAGGACAGCGGGCTGATCGAACAGGTCGACTGGCTGCTCTACGAGCAGGTGGTGCGGCAGATCGCGCGCGGCGTGGAGGGCTACATTTCGGTGAACGTCTCGCCGCGGCATTTCCGGTCGCCCGATTTCGGCGACCGCCTGCTGGCGATGTTCGAGGCGCAGGGCGCCGATCCGTCGCGGCTGCGGCTCGAGATCACCGAAGTCGCGCTGCTCGACGATGCGCCGCGCACGCTGCGCATCCTGCGTACGCTGCGGCAGCACGGCATCCTCGCGCAGCTGGACGATTTCGGCACCGGCTTCTCGGCGCTGTCCTACCTGCACCGCTTCCCGATCTCGGTGCTGAAGATCGACCGCAGCTTCGTCTCCGGCCTGGGCAACGAAGCGCGGCCGGAAAGCCTGGCGCTGGTGCGCGCCATCCTGGCGCTGGCCAGTACGCTGGGCATCGAGACGATCGCCGAGGGTGTGGAGACGGAAGAGCAGCGGCAGGCGCTGTTGGACCTGGGATGCCACCTCGGCCAAGGCTACCTGCTGGGTCGGCCCGCGGCGCAGATGGACGCGATCGTCGCCGACGTGGCGTGA
- a CDS encoding RNA polymerase sigma factor, giving the protein MTAARGRECMNAAVDVSGPVFTGARGPLTLAAVNDLAEPADETLMLAYAAGDASAFEQLYARHRGPLYRFLLRHLRDAALADEFFQDTWQRVIAAREGWKPDAAFGTWLYRIAHNRLNDHWRASKHRPAAPHDAEERTARVPDPDTPERQLSEFEQRRRLQLAMDELPPEQRGVLLLRLEQELTLEEIGEITGVGRETVKSRLRYAMDRLRTRLNE; this is encoded by the coding sequence GTGACCGCCGCACGCGGCCGGGAATGCATGAACGCGGCGGTCGACGTCTCCGGTCCCGTCTTCACGGGCGCTCGGGGACCGCTTACGCTGGCGGCGGTGAACGACCTTGCCGAACCCGCCGATGAAACCCTGATGCTCGCCTATGCGGCCGGTGACGCGTCGGCCTTCGAGCAGCTTTACGCCCGCCATCGCGGCCCGCTGTACCGCTTTCTGTTGCGGCACCTGCGCGATGCGGCGCTGGCCGACGAGTTCTTCCAGGACACCTGGCAGCGCGTGATCGCGGCGCGCGAGGGCTGGAAACCGGACGCGGCGTTCGGGACCTGGCTGTACCGGATCGCGCACAATCGCCTCAACGACCACTGGCGCGCATCGAAACACCGCCCCGCGGCGCCCCATGATGCGGAGGAGCGCACCGCGCGCGTGCCGGACCCGGACACGCCGGAGCGGCAGCTGTCCGAGTTCGAGCAGCGGCGGCGGTTGCAGCTGGCCATGGACGAATTGCCGCCCGAGCAGCGCGGGGTGCTGCTGTTGCGGCTGGAGCAGGAACTGACCCTGGAGGAGATCGGCGAGATCACCGGCGTGGGCCGGGAGACCGTGAAGTCGCGCCTGCGGTATGCGATGGACCGGTTGCGGACGAGGTTGAACGAATGA
- a CDS encoding YigZ family protein codes for MSETLAARASQLLEVKHSRFLAQAAPVDSADAALAFLREIGDPAATHNCWAYRIGDEYRSNDDGEPSGTAGRPILAAIDGQGVDRVMVVVTRWYGGIKLGAGGLVRAYGGAAAECLRLAPREPLVAQATLELACPFDDLGHVHAALAAHQATKQDEGFDETGARLLVQLRADRVDALKSQLRDATRNRVRVIDPA; via the coding sequence GTGAGCGAGACCCTCGCCGCACGCGCCTCGCAGCTGCTGGAGGTGAAGCACAGCCGTTTCCTCGCCCAGGCCGCGCCGGTCGACAGCGCCGACGCGGCACTGGCCTTCCTGCGCGAGATCGGCGACCCGGCCGCCACCCACAACTGCTGGGCGTACCGGATCGGCGACGAATACCGATCCAACGACGACGGCGAACCCTCCGGCACCGCCGGCCGGCCGATCCTGGCCGCGATCGATGGCCAGGGCGTCGACCGCGTGATGGTGGTGGTGACCCGCTGGTACGGCGGCATCAAGCTGGGTGCCGGCGGGCTGGTGCGCGCGTATGGCGGCGCGGCGGCGGAGTGCCTGCGACTGGCGCCGCGTGAGCCGCTCGTTGCCCAGGCGACGCTGGAACTGGCCTGCCCGTTCGATGATCTGGGCCACGTGCATGCCGCGCTCGCCGCCCATCAGGCGACGAAACAGGACGAAGGCTTCGACGAAACCGGTGCGCGCCTGCTCGTGCAATTGCGCGCCGATCGCGTGGACGCCTTGAAATCCCAGCTGCGCGACGCCACCCGTAACCGGGTGCGTGTGATCGATCCCGCGTGA
- a CDS encoding ABC transporter transmembrane domain-containing protein — protein sequence MSAQIETQDGTAAKTKPKLGTLRALWPFVRQHGGLFTAWLLALALASAATLSLPVAFRQMIDNGFTDGANINRAFLFLFVVAVVLALASAARFYFVSLLGEKVVADLRGQLYGHLIGLDAEFHDRSRSGELVSRLSADSELLRTVVATSMSVALRSSVTVIGSLAMLFVTSPRLAAFALIGIPLAVLPIVLGARRLEKASRASQDRVADANTLASETLGAVRTVQAHAREPYERGRFGDAIAIAVDTARRRIRAQAWVTAAAITLIFGAITLVLWSGAHDVIDGTMTAGTLGQFVLYALIGGGSVGALAEVWNELQRAAGGMGRIAELLGETPAIRAPSAPRVLPTPVRGEIRFDHVSFHYPSRPDLPALDDFDLIVRPGETVALVGPSGAGKSTVFSMLLRFHDADTGSVQVDGVDLRELDPAQLREHIALVPQQPTIFAASAADNIRYGKLDATDAELQAAAEAAEADDFIRELPDGFDSQLGERGARLSGGQQQRIAIARALLKDAPILLLDEATSALDAQSERAVQHALERLMDGRTTLVIAHRLATVLKADRIVVMDRGRIVAQGTHDELLAEDGLYAELARLQFLD from the coding sequence ATGAGCGCGCAGATCGAGACACAGGACGGCACCGCCGCCAAAACGAAACCGAAGCTGGGCACCCTGCGCGCGCTGTGGCCGTTCGTGCGCCAGCATGGCGGGCTGTTCACCGCGTGGCTGCTGGCGCTGGCGCTGGCGTCGGCGGCGACGTTGAGCCTGCCGGTCGCCTTCCGGCAGATGATCGACAACGGGTTCACCGACGGCGCCAACATCAACCGCGCCTTCCTGTTCCTGTTCGTCGTCGCGGTGGTGCTGGCGCTGGCCAGCGCCGCGCGCTTCTACTTCGTGTCGCTGCTGGGCGAAAAAGTGGTCGCCGACCTGCGCGGCCAGCTTTACGGTCATCTGATCGGCCTGGACGCCGAATTCCACGACCGCAGCCGCAGCGGGGAGCTCGTCTCGCGCCTGTCCGCCGACAGCGAACTCCTTCGCACCGTGGTGGCCACCAGCATGTCGGTCGCCCTGCGCAGCAGCGTCACCGTGATCGGCAGTCTGGCGATGCTGTTCGTCACCAGCCCGCGACTGGCGGCCTTCGCTCTGATCGGGATTCCGCTGGCGGTGCTGCCGATCGTGCTCGGCGCGCGCCGGCTGGAGAAGGCCTCGCGCGCCAGCCAGGACCGCGTGGCCGACGCCAACACGCTGGCCAGCGAAACGCTGGGCGCCGTGCGTACGGTGCAGGCGCATGCGCGCGAACCCTACGAACGCGGCCGTTTCGGCGATGCGATCGCCATCGCGGTGGATACGGCGCGCCGCCGCATCCGTGCGCAGGCGTGGGTAACGGCGGCGGCGATCACGCTGATCTTCGGTGCGATCACCTTGGTGTTGTGGTCGGGCGCGCACGACGTCATCGACGGCACGATGACGGCGGGTACGCTGGGGCAGTTCGTCCTGTACGCGCTGATCGGCGGTGGTTCGGTCGGTGCCCTGGCCGAGGTCTGGAACGAACTGCAGCGCGCGGCAGGCGGCATGGGCCGCATCGCCGAACTGCTCGGGGAGACCCCGGCGATCCGCGCACCGTCGGCGCCACGCGTGTTGCCGACGCCGGTGCGAGGCGAGATCCGCTTCGACCACGTGTCGTTCCATTACCCGTCGCGCCCGGACCTGCCCGCGCTCGACGATTTCGACCTGATCGTGCGTCCCGGCGAAACCGTCGCGCTGGTCGGTCCGTCCGGCGCCGGCAAGAGCACCGTGTTCTCGATGCTGCTGCGCTTCCACGATGCCGATACCGGCAGCGTGCAGGTCGACGGCGTGGACCTGCGCGAACTCGATCCCGCGCAGCTGCGCGAACACATCGCGCTGGTCCCGCAGCAGCCCACCATCTTCGCCGCCAGTGCGGCCGACAACATCCGCTACGGCAAGCTCGACGCCACCGACGCCGAGCTGCAGGCCGCGGCGGAAGCCGCCGAAGCCGACGACTTCATCCGCGAACTGCCGGACGGCTTCGACAGCCAGCTCGGCGAACGCGGCGCGCGCCTGTCCGGCGGCCAGCAGCAGCGCATCGCCATCGCACGCGCCTTGCTCAAGGACGCGCCCATCCTGCTGCTGGACGAAGCCACCAGCGCGCTCGACGCGCAGAGCGAGCGCGCCGTGCAGCATGCGCTTGAGCGCCTGATGGACGGTCGCACCACGCTGGTCATCGCGCACCGCCTGGCGACCGTCCTGAAGGCGGACCGGATCGTGGTGATGGACCGTGGCCGGATCGTGGCGCAGGGCACGCACGACGAGCTGCTGGCGGAGGATGGCCTTTACGCGGAACTGGCCCGCCTGCAGTTCCTCGACTGA